The window aaaaaatgtttgttttataagctaattaaacattttaatattgAGATATAAAACTAACTTACCTGTGCAACCAATGTTTCATTTGGTGCAACAGATGTAAACAGTGTTCTCCGATTGCATGCTCTAATAGATGAGTCAAAGAATCCTACTGGACTATAGTACATGTCAAAAATTTGTGAAAGCCTCAAATTAGGTATTCTAGAATACCATTTGCCAGTTTCATTGGCCAAAATTAAGCCATCTAAATCTCCTCTGATTTCTGCCGTTGTCATCTCATAATTACTGTTAGAATTCAAGAAATACCATCGTGGCAAAGCAGTGGAATTCCAATGGCCATTTAGTCCAACATTAAGTTTGATATCTTTATTTTTAGGGCCTTGCCTTAAAGCTACTTCTGCCAAATCTCCTACAATTTCAATAATGAATATCATCTATTTTATAGAGTAATTTATTAATGATTTATATTTCAAAAGATTAATATTACCAGCTAGAGTCGCAAGCCACTTGTTTTCTAAAGATCGATCTATTACAtctaaattgtttttttttaaaACATCCGCTGATAGCAACTCAGGAAGTCTGGTCGTTTCTGGTTGTGTAGCTGCTGCTATTCCAGCTAGTACTAAGCCAAAAGAAGTTGTACCCCATCTAAAAACgtatatattttaatgaaataataaattaaattcatcTAATTGTTACAATAAATTATAAACTTACGGAGTTTTTACAACACCATTTTCTACAGGGCATTCACTACGAGGTAGTGGTTCTGTACCTCTATACCGTGCACTATCTGGATGATTAGGTGGTACTTCTGGGTATCGCGAGTTTGGATCAACCGTAACATTGTTACCTTCATTTCTCCCATTAGTCATACTTTTtctgtataaaaattatattttatttctgatATCAATTACATTATGCGGACTTTTTCTACTTACATTTCATCAGGTGATAAAGTTTCTACATCATTAGCAGTATTTTTAATCATTGCCTtatcgttatttttaatatccCTCGGATATCTGTACGTATCAGCAAGTCTACAAACTTTTGTTTCATCCCctctttgaaaaatttcaatacTACTTGATAACATAAAGTGTAATGTACACTGCAATGTAATAGTTAACTATTAgggaaatatatacaaaataatatgACAGTCTAAATTACATACATACCCTTTCAACATCTGTGATACTATTATTAGGAAACGTGAGAGCATCTCCTGGTATAAGACGTAGAGTTTGAGCAAAACGATAAAATTGATGAGCAATTGGTGCAAAGGGTGATATTCCATCTTGATTAGGAATAGCAGGATTCGGAGCAATACCATCTTGTCGAAAACTGTAAATCAGAATCAATAAAATTATCTCTTTATTACTCAATATTACTATTTCTCTAAAGCATATATTGAACTTACCGATGCAGAAGTGCAACAGATAAACTTCTCAGATCCATATTAAGACCTTctgtattttcaattttacgaAGTATCGCAATGAACGTATTTAAAGTGTGCGGCAGTCTATTATCTCTTTCCAAAAGATATTTGTTATCATAACATTCTCGAAGAGATGGTGAAAGATTTCGAGCTGCATTCTCTTGTGCACGTACAGCTAAAagtaaacaataataaaattttgtaacaAGCTATATTGCTTTGGACTTTATAATTTATTGATAGAAAGTACTTACTTAAAGTGATAAAGATAAGAAAATACCAAAATTTTGCCATTTTACTGCAACTGGATTTGTATAAAATGTGAAATTAATATTAACTTCCTATAATTTAATAGTTcataaattaagaaaaaaatattatattgatTACTACAAAGTAATATAggataacataaaaatatatataaatatattgtatttagctaaatatattttatacttaaaGAAACAGCGATAAAACAATGAAATTACATTTaggaaattataaaatacttaCCGCAAATGATTTTCAGTTACTTCCAATACAGAATGTATGATATCTTTCCAACTCTGTTCAGCAAAGCAATATACCACACCTATCCAAAGATATCATGATACCTATTAGATAAGATAATACATGAGTAACAACTCCAACTTTATTACAGGTATCTTTACTAAAACAGGTATTTTCAAAATTCCAAAACAAATAGAGTCAATCAATAATTaattgaataattaaattaattaattaaataattttgtctattattgtttgtatatattatattctttaaaaattaaatattagtatattttattgcacaaataaataaatttttattaaagtaatataataattccttcttaatttaaatttaaattaatatttatagtataATAACCGActagaattgttaataattaaaaatctcTTTGTAAACTTaagaatttcatttaaaaaatctaGGTGTTTCTACTTATTATTATCTTATCAAGTATCAAATAGACGATGAGTTTTTTTGATTTGTACATGTCAGTGAATCATTGTAAGATTCAAGTAGATATGAACAAAGTGTAAATGTTAGATTTTCAATAATATAGTATGGCtttttaataatgtaattatggcattcaataaaattgtattattgATGATATGGTGCGGTAAGTTGTcacaatatatattaatatatatattagttgtaaaatgaattataaattacaatttcaTACTAAGCATTTTTTTGCATAATAGAATTACAATTAATATGGTCGCAAACAACTATACCAAAATCACTCAGAGAATGTTATAGAAATAATGCAATATTAAATCCCCGACTACCATTGAACTTGCGTATATTAGTAGACATCATACAGAAGATGGAAAAACAATCTTATTCAATAACAGATATGAGAATAATGTCTTCATCAATATTACACAGGTCAATCTAATTACTAGTAATTATtatctaattattataatctaattattaatatctgtttgttttactgcaaaatagtaaatatattttataaattacagaTTTAAGTTCGATGGTGTTGAATATCAACAGAATATTCAAGTTACAGAAGATGTACTTCCATTCAGTGGGACTGGAACACAACATATTAAACATGAATTGATAGAAGAATTAATTCCAGGAAATACAAAAGCTTTGCCAGTTCATATACTTTCACAAGAAGAGCGATGTATGCTTCATGAAGCTATTTCAAATACAATTTTGGAACCTTACAATAAAAGCAAACATAAATCATGTAGTCATATCGTAGAAAAACTAACAggtaattattaaaaaagaaagaagatatttaaagtaataagaataaaaaattattattcaggTAATACTATGTTTAATGATACATGGAATTGTCCAAGACAACAAGGGGTGGTTCTAACACAATATGGTACTATTACTCCTGGTGCAGTTATAGGAGCAATTGCTGCATCACTCCAACATCAAAATGTTGCTGTAAATCAATTAATCACAAGTTTGGATATACCTCCTTCAGGTATAacatcgttatatttatcataaaGTTTCATTTGATAATGTTCCTTTTACATTAGAAATGAATTCTACAGATACATATAGTTTACAATTTAATGAAGAAGAGGTCGATTTTGTTCTTCCAAGAAGTCGAGCGATTCATAAACCATTTATGTGGTACAATACTTTAAATGTTTCATCTATGAAAATTGATAATATATGGTTGACAACAATTGCAGGTATaaaatattgttatgttatactTTACATTACATACCATATAATGATATACATGTGTTATGTGGTATTAATGTACCAAAGATCCCGTTTAATTAGGCGAATTAGCGGAAATGGTTGTGTACCAAGGACCTTTACTAGCAAATAATATGACTCTCGGTGCAACAGGATTCTGGCAAAGTATGATGCGTCCGACAATTTATTATCTCACAAGTTTACATAACAATTTTGATGCAACTCGAGCTGAATTAATAGGAGGCATTGATGGTAAATTAACGATATCTtctgtatttttaaatatctaccaaatatttatttgtaaaatttttcaGGGATGATTATCGCAACTTATTTACCAACTTGGATTCAGGACTTTTACAGTCTTCGTCTTAGTCAAATTTTGGAAATGTATTACTCATATGAAGGTGTCACGTTTAATGCAAACGTGAAAGCTTGTGATCGAGCACAAGCCTTTTTATATGCAGTGCCAAAGACTATTTTAAATGAACAGGTTACTTATAATTATCAATGAAATTATagtatatttatatctatattatcCTATATTTTAATTTGCAAATATCGTTTGTAAGACTTATGCCATAGCTCAGATGTTAGCTTATCGTAAAAGCATTGCGTATATTTCTCCTGAAGCATTACAACAACTGGTTGATATTGCAGTTGAAAAGTTTTATACTTATGCAAGGAATCATTTGTTCCCTAAGTTACCTTGTCATCAAATAAATCAACCCCAAGTAGAAGCACTGATTGTATTTGATGGTGCATGGACAATAGAATATACAGTAGACTTTCTTTCGTAAGCTACagtgtatataatatttcatattgtatttcatatttttatttctacaacTCTGTATGTTTTAGAACTCTTATACAAGATTTGGATGTATCAATGTATGGATCAAAAATGGGAATAATACATGGTACTTCAGGAGAATGGTTGTTAAATGTTACAAACAGTCCATCAATCGCGTTTCAAGCATTAAACAATTTTACTAATATAACGTGTAAGATtgattgtttcataaaaatatttattactttctttcaTGTGATTGTGAATAATACATTTATAGGGCctatgaaatttaattatactCGAGTTTTAGAAACGGTATCTATTTACTTGAAAAGAACTTGGGAATACAATTACAAAAATCAAATAATTGGAAATTTTGGTCAGGTAGTTATACTCTTAATTCCATTAGCTCACATGTCCAATAATGAGAAAGAATcagtaataatattattacgTCAACTAAAACACGCTCATCCaggtaaatatataaatttaaaatatgaattacAAAAGGTTAATTTCAATAATCTCTTTTTCCATTAACTTTTCAGAAGTtcattttgtatattatgtatCCCCATATAACGAAAATTTATTTGAATCATTTACTTTATGGGAGGaagattatataataaaaaattccaaTATTGACACTATTACTCAATACGTATCGAGAAGTATGTTTTACTACTTAAGTAATCAATATgatatatatcataaaattttaaatgtaaaatatttattttcttctctttctctctgtacaTTTTTAGTTCCACGAACATTACGACCTGCGACAGTTGCAGATgtaaatatgaataaaagtgtCACTCCCCAATGGGAAGATTATATTAGTCCTTCAAAATCTATTACTTACAGAATACATTCACACTGGAAACGAAATATGAAAAAGATAGTAGTTACggtttgtatttaaaaaaaacagACTATTTTACAACTACTGTTACTTAGCTTTTCattcttattataatattaatttttcagaTTCATACTTTTGGCTATGGTACAATGAAAGCCTGTGTATGGGTAGGATTTGAACCTAATGATAAACAAAATTTACAATGTACAGAATTATCTGGTTACAAAGAAGTTACATTAACTGATCACTTTAAATGTACTAGTACTTCGTCTTGTCCTAATTTCTATCTTCGTACGCAAAACGTAACTTCTTTATATAAATGTGCAGGTAACTATTAGCTATTACGAATAATACATCTAGCAAAgtcttttaatataataaaaatttcagaaataGACTGTAAAACACCGGATCAAGTAAGATATATCATAAGAATGAATCAGCAAAATGTTCATTATGATAATTCTGCGGATAAAAATGCAGTATTGATCTCATTAAATATTTTAGCCTTATTTGTATTTggagtatttatgtgaaatttattatatttcaagtTTTTCTGTGGATACATACCAAATtttttactataaaatttatactattatattgcgtagaaatttatttattacttagaaaaatacaaattttgtttTTACTTACAATTGTTCAGGTAGATTAATAATTGCTATATGCATACTCATACACAAATTTGATGAGGAATTGAAAGTTGCTTGATGCAGCAAGATCTCCCAATTCAGGTTCTACCAAAAGCATATCAACTGGCGGAAGAAATTCGTTTACTTGATCACcttgttataaataaaatagaatatattttattgGTATATATTACTTaacttaaataattaaattattttttcaaatcAAAAATTAATAAGGTACCAGTAAAATGTGCAAGGTccattaatttgaaaaatattgtttCTTGTACTTGTTGTTCAGGATTCTTTCCTAGGGTATCCCACTGATCCCGTTTAGCAGCTCGTGCCCAAATTTGCAATTTCAATGACACTTTTTCATCTTCTTGCTCCACATACTCAAGCAAATCAAGAGCTTTCTTGAAGTCATACTCATTTGCATCAATATTATCCTCAGATGTGTACAACtacattaattatatatgtgATATTTATATCAagtgttttataaaataaatgtattttatagTCGAATGAAATACCGTAATTAATTCAGTTGGTGTAAATACTTGTAATTTTTCTACATCATAACCATATGTAGTAAGTACTTGAGTTGGTAATTCTTCTTGATAAGCTACTAGCGCCAATTCATTATTGATTCTTTTTACACAATCTTTCACTTCTTCTTCTAAATCATCCGAAGCAAGAAGGGCCAATTTTGCTAAAGAAAGTATGGACTGTGAAAAAGATGAGtagtttataaataaaaatatttaaacagctTAAAAGATAGAATATAGCGAATGTGTACCTTCTTACGTGTCACTAATTCACTTTCTTGAATTGCTAAAGAATAAAGCGTATTAGCAGCAAAGCGTAACTCGTCCGTGAGAGCAGATTGTACCCATGATAGAGTTGGATGTTTTGCCAACTTTTCTGACAATTCAATGGTACCTCCGCGTCTACATTTCTCTACTAACTGACCCTGGCGACCATCTTTCACGTACCtatgataaaaaaatataatacaaataaagATATTTGTTTCTATATCATTGTCTATAAAAGAAGCTTACCATGAGAATAAAAATCCTACGAAATCTTGAGCTGCAAATTTTTTCATATATCCATCCAGTTGGCTTTTATTGTTAGTTAATTCGCATATCTGTATCAGGGACGCAAAATCGCAATACTTTTCAGCTAACATTGCAGCACTATCGTATTGTTCTTCCTTTACTGCAAATTATTTAGTATGAATATCTAGTCCTATCtacataaattataattaacaaagAATACATACTTAGAGGTTGAATTAGATTCATTCGATCTGTTTCGTATTGCTTCAAAAGTATTTCAAACTTTTCTGTACCCTTAACACTTTCTAAATGACATTTTCGGCCATCTAATATTAAGTCTATATAACTTACTAATTGTTCATATAATTCATTTCTCACTGTTGAATCGTTGCTTCCAGTTATGCCATGCTTGAGAGTTACATTatactgaaataaaaaattaaatagtgAAGAAATCTTTCTCTAACAATGATTTTCTTATTTTTGCTATGaaaagttataatatataaatattaaccATTGTGTTGAGACAATTTCTTAATCCATGTTTTCCAACTGCAGCTGTCCACGGAAGATACTCGGTTATTCCGTTCGAACATCTCGTAGGAATAAATCGTTCAGCATTATGTTGCCGGTATTTCACCACTTCATGTAGGATACCCTATTAGCAGCATGTATTTAACAATTGTACTTTAACAttattttttctgttttattaCTAAAGTCGTATTGGATATATACTTACTAATAATATAGCGTTTACTTGCATAATATAATGTGCTACTTGTTGGATGGGTCTTTCGGATTGAGTTATTTCTGATGCATTGTTTACTAAAGTAGGGAGAAAACGATGTACAGTACTGACTTGACGATAAAATATGTCACGCGCTGTTAATTCGTCAGATATGTAAGCTTCAGGGCTTAAAGTTTGTTCTATTATAGTATCTATAATATCAGTATACCTTGAAATAAACAAAAATGACAATTTATTCATAGAAAGAAAGCTCATATACAAAAATACATATTGAAAAAATTTACTTGTTCTGGAGATTATATATAGTTAGTGCTGCAACTATCTTTTCTGCATATTCTGCAAGAACGTGTGGTGTAGACATAATTAGTCCTCTATATGTAACAGCACAGAACTAAAACAAACAATATTATGttcatatttattatacatttaattataatattatgacGAACAAACTTACTCTGTTCCATAGATCATGTTCTTTTAGAAATGTTGTAAATAAATCTATGGCTTTCTGTTTCCCTTCTAGTTGATTAGGTATTTGCATAGAGGTGACTGCATTTATCGTCATAGCTATAACAATATATGATTATTGAAATTTGCGCAAACATGCCTTGTATTTAAATAcgaaatgtataaaatttaattacataaATCTCTGTGATTTGACCAACGTGGATCATTTGCTGGATAATCGTCTATCAGGTCTCTAGCAACTTTTAAAATCAGTGTGTCGAGATTAGCATCTATATCCATTACTGGTTCTTCTTGCAAAGGAAAGAGTTGTAATAAAATATCTTCACACTGAGCCTGCAACAGAATGATTATGTTAACGACTATTGACCTTAAAACGATGTAAAACAAATTTACCTCACTTTGCCGTAAACTAAGGAGAAAGGCAGCACGCAATTGTGTAGCACAATCAGAACTGTAATACATATCTTGAACTTCTTCATTACTGATAAGACTGTTAAAATTTTGTGCAGCTGAACTAGGTCGATAATTATAATCCACACTTGTATTAACATTGTCTGTATAACTCCTAAAAAATTTATTGACtttattcttaataaaattatttgcttttaaggtatatgtaaaacAAAAACGAACATATTAAAATCTTGCGATATAAAATCCGACGGTATGACGGAAACTAATCCGAAATTCTTAGTAAATAAAACTGGAGTTCCTGAACATAGTGCACCACCAAGAATACTATCTTCTCCGCCTCGCACTAAATCTATTTTATCTTGCTCGTGCTCGGATATACCTAAAATGTTTTTATTTAACACTATAAAAGAATTCTACATAAAATCCTACAATAAATTTTAACTTACAGTTCACAACAAGCACTTCATACTGATTGTATATAATGGCTTCCCAACCATGTAGTATAAAATGGTAAGATACTAAAGTTGATTCAACATCATTATGATACGAAATGGAATCAATTTTAACTGGTATAAACCATTTAAATGTATTTGCTAACGTTATACCAGATAGCTGTATCAAACCTACAAcatatttgattattttatgtaataaaaactataataaagtgaatttaaattttttcaattattaCCAAGTGCAAATTCAATAAGAGGTGATGCATCGGCACAATGGGCTGCCATTAAAAAAACTATTCCTTCATTACATGGTTGCATATCAATCAACCAGGTTTCCATATTTTGTGGGTTGCATGCACTTGATTTCtaagataaaataaatgaataaatataatattctttatatgtacaACATTCTACATACCCAAATTTCTCGTTGGAAAGTTTGTGAAATAATGTACCCAATATCTTCATCAAACTCCATCTTCTCTTGCTCATTATGTGGGAAAGACCAATATTGCAAAGATGAGCCAGCTAAAATAAGAACCCTTGATCCTCTATCTCCTAAGGTTGTGCAAGTAACTTTTACTAATTTCTATGAAACAAAAACACATTtgctgtattttatattttttgtattatatctgttatttaaaatgtagttatatatatatatataattatgtgaAATTTACAGTTTCTGTGACTGGAGATTGAGGTATAGCTCCAAATATAAGAGAAGTCATTCTTCTTCCTATACCACCTAGCCATCCTTGACTTGTTCTAAGAACTTGACAGTTGATACTATTCTTACCACCTACAAACTGTGGTTGTAACAATGCTACTGTACATGTGGTTGTAGCTAAAATACAACCATGACCAGGAATATAAGTAAGACAATCGACTTCTTGCCCAGCAAGTTCTGCACTTGTTTCTACAGAAGATCCTTCATGGGCAACGCTAACCCAGAACCGTACAATACCTTCAGGAGAAACAGCCATGCAACTAGGCACCtaatgatttaaaaaattagatgttaataataataattttttgttaATGCTTAATTTAAATACCTGATGGCCTGGAGGCAACCACACAGCTATGCATTCTGCTTTGTGAGCTAAATCACTTTGAGGTAACAATAACTCTCTGCATTGGCTCTTAAAAGTTCTCCTTTGTTTTGAATC of the Bombus affinis isolate iyBomAffi1 chromosome 6, iyBomAffi1.2, whole genome shotgun sequence genome contains:
- the LOC126918093 gene encoding uncharacterized protein LOC126918093, which gives rise to MAKFWYFLIFITLTVRAQENAARNLSPSLRECYDNKYLLERDNRLPHTLNTFIAILRKIENTEGLNMDLRSLSVALLHRFRQDGIAPNPAIPNQDGISPFAPIAHQFYRFAQTLRLIPGDALTFPNNSITDVERCTLHFMLSSSIEIFQRGDETKVCRLADTYRYPRDIKNNDKAMIKNTANDVETLSPDEIKSMTNGRNEGNNVTVDPNSRYPEVPPNHPDSARYRGTEPLPRSECPVENGVVKTPWGTTSFGLVLAGIAAATQPETTRLPELLSADVLKKNNLDVIDRSLENKWLATLAGDLAEVALRQGPKNKDIKLNVGLNGHWNSTALPRWYFLNSNSNYEMTTAEIRGDLDGLILANETGKWYSRIPNLRLSQIFDMYYSPVGFFDSSIRACNRRTLFTSVAPNETLVAQTYSASILLEDLAHATLEYPIIEKLSVQAVNELVKYVPSSMNKDLSCTDTDKLCSFNQMSVDLTIILDTNWEFSIIKPILAHLLENININQFNSNFTLINGRDGTPMINSTSNILDFHAYNSSHYYGNSTRGFDLAKSLKELEAYLKNKLNAERARGVGGARSDIVLIVPYISDISKNDKQYCLQTILRIREYIPDTIILFMASSKDPWSDLVQNRMTDLFSISTSIGKDTEEALEPITNVVSRMKQVPKRLFNSQCGSDYVSSGSLNSYDDYIIPNGISFYKLHPNYFFNHNTAIVKIQGSGSDNLVVCSSRAPLYANATESSKSCVSISNDVHSITVSCADATFIRDCPPLYISVASNSTSSSYKCTDPRVCRIPTMIKYTISYENMVCANEAIRLTFNISILMIVLVVLNM
- the LOC126918094 gene encoding uncharacterized protein LOC126918094, which encodes MAFNKIVLLMIWCELQLIWSQTTIPKSLRECYRNNAILNPRLPLNLRILVDIIQKMEKQSYSITDMRIMSSSILHRFKFDGVEYQQNIQVTEDVLPFSGTGTQHIKHELIEELIPGNTKALPVHILSQEERCMLHEAISNTILEPYNKSKHKSCSHIVEKLTGNTMFNDTWNCPRQQGVVLTQYGTITPGAVIGAIAASLQHQNVAVNQLITSLDIPPSDTYSLQFNEEEVDFVLPRSRAIHKPFMWYNTLNVSSMKIDNIWLTTIAGELAEMVVYQGPLLANNMTLGATGFWQSMMRPTIYYLTSLHNNFDATRAELIGGIDGMIIATYLPTWIQDFYSLRLSQILEMYYSYEGVTFNANVKACDRAQAFLYAVPKTILNEQTYAIAQMLAYRKSIAYISPEALQQLVDIAVEKFYTYARNHLFPKLPCHQINQPQVEALIVFDGAWTIEYTVDFLSTLIQDLDVSMYGSKMGIIHGTSGEWLLNVTNSPSIAFQALNNFTNITWPMKFNYTRVLETVSIYLKRTWEYNYKNQIIGNFGQVVILLIPLAHMSNNEKESVIILLRQLKHAHPEVHFVYYVSPYNENLFESFTLWEEDYIIKNSNIDTITQYVSRIPRTLRPATVADVNMNKSVTPQWEDYISPSKSITYRIHSHWKRNMKKIVVTIHTFGYGTMKACVWVGFEPNDKQNLQCTELSGYKEVTLTDHFKCTSTSSCPNFYLRTQNVTSLYKCAEIDCKTPDQVRYIIRMNQQNVHYDNSADKNAVLISLNILALFVFGVFM
- the LOC126918085 gene encoding nuclear pore complex protein Nup133 isoform X1, producing the protein MDRTSIGNSLGRNLTSPRKRMSIVQSLRKNNSAISVSGRSNQSVQIICKTPNHVVESFGSSLPVLITEALTFVDRNTAVSVNISIDGWAWLVCGRRLLVWQCKATIHDSKQRRTFKSQCRELLLPQSDLAHKAECIAVWLPPGHQVPSCMAVSPEGIVRFWVSVAHEGSSVETSAELAGQEVDCLTYIPGHGCILATTTCTVALLQPQFVGGKNSINCQVLRTSQGWLGGIGRRMTSLIFGAIPQSPVTETKLVKVTCTTLGDRGSRVLILAGSSLQYWSFPHNEQEKMEFDEDIGYIISQTFQREIWKSSACNPQNMETWLIDMQPCNEGIVFLMAAHCADASPLIEFALGLIQLSGITLANTFKWFIPVKIDSISYHNDVESTLVSYHFILHGWEAIIYNQYEVLVVNLLNKNILGISEHEQDKIDLVRGGEDSILGGALCSGTPVLFTKNFGLVSVIPSDFISQDFNMSYTDNVNTSVDYNYRPSSAAQNFNSLISNEEVQDMYYSSDCATQLRAAFLLSLRQSEAQCEDILLQLFPLQEEPVMDIDANLDTLILKVARDLIDDYPANDPRWSNHRDLSMTINAVTSMQIPNQLEGKQKAIDLFTTFLKEHDLWNRFCAVTYRGLIMSTPHVLAEYAEKIVAALTIYNLQNKYTDIIDTIIEQTLSPEAYISDELTARDIFYRQVSTVHRFLPTLVNNASEITQSERPIQQVAHYIMQVNAILLGILHEVVKYRQHNAERFIPTRCSNGITEYLPWTAAVGKHGLRNCLNTMYNVTLKHGITGSNDSTVRNELYEQLVSYIDLILDGRKCHLESVKGTEKFEILLKQYETDRMNLIQPLIKEEQYDSAAMLAEKYCDFASLIQICELTNNKSQLDGYMKKFAAQDFVGFLFSWYVKDGRQGQLVEKCRRGGTIELSEKLAKHPTLSWVQSALTDELRFAANTLYSLAIQESELVTRKKSILSLAKLALLASDDLEEEVKDCVKRINNELALVAYQEELPTQVLTTYGYDVEKLQVFTPTELITLYTSEDNIDANEYDFKKALDLLEYVEQEDEKVSLKLQIWARAAKRDQWDTLGKNPEQQVQETIFFKLMDLAHFTGDQVNEFLPPVDMLLVEPELGDLAASSNFQFLIKFVYEYAYSNY
- the LOC126918085 gene encoding nuclear pore complex protein Nup133 isoform X2 is translated as MDRTSIGNSLGRNLTSPRKRMSIVQSLRKNNSAISVSGRSNQSVQIICKTPNHVVESFGSSLPVLITEALTFVDRNTAVSVNISIDGWAWLVCGRRLLVWQCKATIHDSKQRRTFKSQCRELLLPQSDLAHKAECIAVWLPPGHQVPSCMAVSPEGIVRFWVSVAHEGSSVETSAELAGQEVDCLTYIPGHGCILATTTCTVALLQPQFVGGKNSINCQVLRTSQGWLGGIGRRMTSLIFGAIPQSPVTETKLVKVTCTTLGDRGSRVLILAGSSLQYWSFPHNEQEKMEFDEDIGYIISQTFQREIWKSSACNPQNMETWLIDMQPCNEGIVFLMAAHCADASPLIEFALGLIQLSGITLANTFKWFIPVKIDSISYHNDVESTLVSYHFILHGWEAIIYNQYEVLVVNCISEHEQDKIDLVRGGEDSILGGALCSGTPVLFTKNFGLVSVIPSDFISQDFNMSYTDNVNTSVDYNYRPSSAAQNFNSLISNEEVQDMYYSSDCATQLRAAFLLSLRQSEAQCEDILLQLFPLQEEPVMDIDANLDTLILKVARDLIDDYPANDPRWSNHRDLSMTINAVTSMQIPNQLEGKQKAIDLFTTFLKEHDLWNRFCAVTYRGLIMSTPHVLAEYAEKIVAALTIYNLQNKYTDIIDTIIEQTLSPEAYISDELTARDIFYRQVSTVHRFLPTLVNNASEITQSERPIQQVAHYIMQVNAILLGILHEVVKYRQHNAERFIPTRCSNGITEYLPWTAAVGKHGLRNCLNTMYNVTLKHGITGSNDSTVRNELYEQLVSYIDLILDGRKCHLESVKGTEKFEILLKQYETDRMNLIQPLIKEEQYDSAAMLAEKYCDFASLIQICELTNNKSQLDGYMKKFAAQDFVGFLFSWYVKDGRQGQLVEKCRRGGTIELSEKLAKHPTLSWVQSALTDELRFAANTLYSLAIQESELVTRKKSILSLAKLALLASDDLEEEVKDCVKRINNELALVAYQEELPTQVLTTYGYDVEKLQVFTPTELITLYTSEDNIDANEYDFKKALDLLEYVEQEDEKVSLKLQIWARAAKRDQWDTLGKNPEQQVQETIFFKLMDLAHFTGDQVNEFLPPVDMLLVEPELGDLAASSNFQFLIKFVYEYAYSNY